In Nitrospirota bacterium, the genomic window CCGTCATCTACCAATTGATCGGCGGAGTGAAGTCCGGCATGGGTTACTGCGGGTGTAAGACGATTTCGGACCTCCAACAGAAGGCCACGTTTATCCGGCAGACGGTTGCGGGTCTCCGCGAAAGTCATGTGCACGATGTGATTATCACCAAGGAAGCGCCGAATTACCGGATGGATTGGGAATAGAGCCAAGAGCGAATGGCGTATGGCCGATAGCCTGAACGCCGGTCGCGTATCTCCTCCGTTGCTCACCCATTTTCTTTCTACTGCTATCAGCCCTCAGCTATAAGCTCTTTTCAAAACATGGAACTTTGGCACAATAGAATTCTGGTTCTCGACTTCGGGTCGCAATATACCCAGCTGATTGCGCGACGCATCCGCGAGGCGCATGTCTATTCTCAGATCTTGCCCTGTACCGCTTCCATGGCGACCATTCTCGCCTATCGCCCGCAAGGCATCGTGTTATCCGGTGGCCCCTCCAGCGTGTATGAGAAGAAGGCGCCGAGCGTTTCTAAGGAACTATTCGACCTCGGGATTCCCATCCTCGGCATTTGTTATGGCATGCAGCTGGTGACACACCTCTCCGGCGGAGAGGTGGCCAAGTCCAAGCATCGGGAGTACGGCCGAGCCGATCTGACCATCGACGACAAGAGCGATCTCTTCAAGGGCATCGGCACAAACGGGTCGACCGTTGTCTGGATGTCGCATGGGGACCGTATCGAACGGATGCCGCCTGGCTTCCGATCCATCGCGCATACCGGTAATTCGCCGATTGCTGCGATGAAGCGCGACGATCACAAGCGTCGGATCTATTGCCTGCAGTTTCATCCGGAAGTGGTGCATACGCCTGAAGGGACGACGTTGCTTCGTAACTTCGTCTACGACATTTGCGGTTGTAAGCCGACGTGGACGATGGAGTCCTATGTGGAGACGGCGGTGCAGCAGATTCGCGAGCAGGTCGGCAAGGAGCGGGTGATCTGTGCCTTGAGCGGGGGCGTCGACTCTTCTGTGGCTGCGGCATTGACGCATCGCGCGATCGGCGATCAGCTCACCTGCATTTTCGTCGACAACGGCCTGCTTCGGACGGGGGAGAAGGAGCAAGTCAAACAGACGTTTGCCAAACAGCTCCACTTGAACTTGCGCATGATCGACGCGTCCGATTCGTTTCTGGCTAAGCTCAAAGGGGTGATCGATCCCGAGCGTAAGAGGAAAGTTATCGGGAAACAGTTCATCGAACAATTCGATGCGGAAGCGAAGAAGAAATCGGGCGGAGTGAAATTTCTCGTTCAAGGCACGCTCTATCCCGATGTCATTGAAAGTGTGAGCTTCAAGGGGCCGTCGGCCACGATCAAGACGCATCACAATGTTGGCGGGTTGCCGGCGCGGATGAAGCTGAAGCTGATCGAACCGTTGCGCGAACTGTTCAAGGACGAAGTCAGGGTATTGGGGAAGGAATTGGGCCTTCCCGATGAGATCGTGTGGCGGCAGCCTTTCCCAGGACCTGGTCTGGCGATCCGGGTGCTCGGCGCAGTGACGAAGGAGCGATTGACGATCCTTCGAGCGGCCGAGTCCATTCTCGATCAGGAGATTCGCGCCGCCGGTTTGTATCGGGAGATTTGGCAATCGCTCGCCGTGCTTCTGCCGATTAGGACTGTGGGCGTCATGGGCGATCAACGGACCTATGAGCATGTCATTGCGCTTCGTGCCGTGACCAGTTTGGATGGCATGACGGCCGATTGGGCCAAGATTCCGAATGACGTATTGGGCAAGATCTCGAACCGGATCATCAACGAAGTGAAGGGTGTGAACCGGGTGGTGTACGACATCAGTTCGAAACCGCCGGCCACAATCGAGTGGGAATAAAGAGCTGGTTAGTGGCACGAGGCGAGAGGCTAGGGGATTAGGGGATAGATTGAAATGACAGACAAGACTGGAAAAAATACTCCGCGCCCCTTGCCTAATGCCGCTGACCCTTTGCCTGAAGGCGGGGTACGCCTGCAGAAAATCATTGCCGGATCAGGGCTCGCTTCGCGGCGGAAGGCCGAGGAGTGGATTGCCGCCGGGCGCGTGACCGTCAACGGTAAAGTCGTGACGGAGCTCGGCACCAAGGTCGATCCGGAGCGCGCCCACATCAAGGTGGACGGCAAGCACCTGAGTTCCGCTCAGCCGTATGTCTATCTGCTGCTGAATAAGCCGAAGAACGTGATGTCGACGTTGAACGATCCGGGAGGTCGGCCGACGGTGAAGGACTATCTCCGGGGAATTTCGGTGCGGGTATTTCCCGTCGGGCGATTGGACTTCGATAGCGAAGGGTTGATGCTCTTGACCAATCACGGCGATTTGGCGCAGACGCTGCTCCACCCCCGTTACCATGTGCCGAAGACCTATCTGATTAAAGTGAAGCAGGTGGTGACGGATGACCATATCCGGCAGTTAGAGCAGGGTGTGCAGTTGGAAGACGGCATGACCGGTCCAGCTGTGGTGAAGAAGGTGAAGAAAGCCAAGCTGAATTCCTGGCTGGAGATTACGATCCGCGAAGGGCGCCAGCATCAAGTGAAGCGAATGATGGAAGCGGTCGGCCATCCGGTCTTGAAGCTCACGAGAATTAAGATGGGACCGTTGTCGTTGGGCGATTTGGGGGCCGGAGAGTTTCGGTACCTGACCGACCGTGAAGCGAACGCCCTGCGCGAACTCGCCGAGCATAAACTCGCCACGGAAGAGGCTGCAGAAAAGCAGGTTCCCAGGCCGAAGAAGCGGATCAGCCGGGTTGGATGGGCTCGTTCGAAGAAAGCGAAGGTGGTATGAAGGTCAGGACTCATCGGTGCGGCGAACTTACCAAAGCCGCGGTCGGGCAAACCGTCGTTTTAAACGGGTGGGTGCAGCGGCGGCGCGACCATGGCGTCGTGCTGTTCATCGACCTGCGTGATCGAACCGGGCTGACGCAGGTGGTGTTCAATGCCGAGCGGAATGCCGGCATGCACCAAGCTTCCCATGCGTTACGGAGCGAATGCGTCGTGTCGGTGACCGGTCAAGTCATGGCCCGCCCCGACGAGTCGAAGAATCCCAACCTGCCGACGGGCGAGATCGAAGTCTTCGTGGATGCCATTGAGATTCTGAACGAGTCGAAGACGCCGCCGTTCATGATCGAAGACGATGCCGAAGTGACCGAGTCGATCCGGCTGAAGTACCGCTACCTGGATCTTCGTCGTCCGAAGATGCAGAAACTCTTAACCATCCGGCACAACATCATGCAGGCCGTCCGCGGCTTCCTGAACGCAGAACGCTTCCTTGAGGTCGAAACGCCGATTTTGACCAAGAGTACGCCGGAAGGCGCGCGGGACTATCTGGTACCCAGCCGGGTGAATCCCGGTCAGTTCTATGCGCTGCCTCAATCGCCGCAGCTCTTCAAACAAGTGCTCATGGTGAGTGGCGTCGATCGCTACTACCAGATTGCGCGTTGCTTCCGCGACGAGGATTTACGCAACGACCGGCAGCCGGAATTTACCCAGATCGATCTCGAGATGTCGTTCGTCGATCGGCTGGATGTCATGAGCTTGATGGAGCAGATGATCGTCACCGTGTTTCGTGACGCGGGCGGCGTACAGTTGCCGACTCCATTTCCGCGCATGACCTATGCCGAGGCGATGGGACGCTATGGCTCTGACAAGCCTGATTTACGTTTCGACATGCCGCTGCATGATGTGACGGCTTTTGCGGCAGCCAGCGATTTCAAGGTGTTTAAGGAGGCGGCGACCAAGGGCGGGATCGTGAAGGCCTTGATCGTCAAAGGCGGCGCGGCCACTCCTCGGAGCCGGATCGATGCGCTCGGTGAGATGGCCAAGACATTCGGCGCCAAGGGGCTGGCCTGGCTCAAGATCACCCCCGAAGGGCAACTGGAGTCTGTCATCGCCAAGTTTTTGGATGCCAAGGCCTTCGCAGCGGCTCTTCCTGAGGCCAAGCCGGGTGATTTAGTCCTCTTCGGTGCCGACAAGGCTGCCATTGTTCATGACGTGTTAGGTCGCATCAGGTTATCGCTCGGTGAAGAGTTGAAGCTGATCGATACCACAGCCTGGAAGCCCGTCTGGGTTACCGAGTTCCCCTTGCTGGACTATTCGCCGGAAGAGAAGCGGTATATCTTCATGCACAACCCGTTCGCCGCGCCGATGGATGAAGACCTGGCGCTGCTGGATTCGGAGCCGCTCAAAGTACGGGCGAAGGCCTACGACATGGTGCTCAACGGCAGCGAAATCGGCGGCGGGAGTATCCGGAACCATCGGAGCGATATCCAGCTACGCATTCTCGATTTGCTCGGCATCAACAAGGAGCAGTCGCAGGCGAAGTTCGGATTCTTACTCGATGCGCTCGAATTTGGCGCGCCTCCACACGGCGGGATTGCCTTCGGGCTCGATCGGTTGATCATGTTGTTGGGACATGCCGACTCGATCCGCGACGTGATCGCGTTCCCCAAAACGCAACGGGCCCAATGTCCGCTGACCGATGCCCCCTCGGCCGTCGGCACCGATCAGTTGAAGGAATTGCGCATCAAGCTCGATCTCGTCGAATAGGGAGGAGTCATTCGTCCCATGGCAGGCAATTCGTTCGGTCACATCTTCACCGTCACCTCATTCGGCGAGAGCCATGGTCCCGCGATTGGTTGTGTCGTGGATGGCTGCCCGCCTGGTATGGCTCTCTCGGTTGATGACATTCAATTGGATCTCGACCGGCGCAAGCCCGGCACCTCACGCCATGTCACACAGCGGCAGGAATCCGACACCGTCGAGATCCTCTCCGGTGTCTTTGAAGGCAAGACCACCGGCACGCCGATCGCGCTCCTCATCCGGAACGAAGACTCCCGCAGTAAGGACTACGGCAACTTGGTCGATACCTTTCGCCCCGGCCACGCAGACTATACCTATTGGCAGAAGTACGGAATCCGCGATCATCGCGGCGGGGGGAGATCCTCTGCTCGTGAAACGGCTGTGCGAGTGGCAGCGGCAGCCATTGCGAAGAAATGGCTCAACGAAACGTATGGCATCGTGATCCGCGGCTATCTCAGCCAACTTGGGCCACATGAAGTCCCGTTCAAGACCTGGGATGCTGTAAGTGCCAATCCGTTTTTTGTGGCTGATCCCACCGGAGTAGCCAAGCTTGAATCGTTTATGGATGAGCTGCGGAAGGCCGGCGATTCAGTCGGCGCCAGGATCACGACGGTTGCCGAGCATGTGCCTGTCGGCTGGGGTGCACCGGTTTATGCCAAGTTGGACTCAGATTTGGCCGCGGCCATGATGAGCATCAATGCCGTGAAGGCCGTGGAAATCGGCGTGGGGTTTGGCTCCGTCACGCAACGGGGGTCGGAGCATAGCGACGAACTGACCCCGGAAGGGTTTGTGACGAATCATGCAGGCGGTATCCTCGGCGGTATTTCCACGGGGCAGGATGTCGTGGTCACGATCGGGATCAAGCCGACGTCGAGTATTCGTGTGCCCCGCCGTTCCATCGACAAGCAGGGGAACGCCGTGACGGTCGAGACCAATGGCCGCCATGATCCCTGTGTCGGTATCAGAGCCACACCGATTGCCGAAGCCATGATGGCGCTGGTGCTCATGGACCATGCCCTCCTGCATCGCGCGCAGAACGCCGATGTGAAGACGTCGACACCAAAGATTGCCGGTTCTTCGAAGAAGAGCGTTTCTTCCACGAATAAGACATCCACTGCGAAGATCAATCCGGATCCTGCCGAAGCGTAATCTTGGTGCGCATACACATTCCCTGTCCCTAGGGTAACATGGCCGACATCCGAGGTATTGTTACGCCTCATGAGGAGAGTAGACGATGATGGAAATCTATACAGATGGTGCCTGTAGCGGGAACCCTGGGCCAGGAGGCTGGGGCGCCCTGCTGCGTATCGGCGATGCCGAAACGCAGCTCTGCGGCGGGGAGCCGGCGACGACGAACAACCGCATGGAGCTGCTTGCGGTGATCGAGGCGTTGCAGTCGCTCACTGAGCCGGTGGAAGCGCATGTCTACACCGATTCGCAGTATGTGCAAAAAGGCATCAGCGAATGGATCCATAACTGGAAGCGACGAGGCTGGAAAACTGCGAGCAAAGAGCCGGTTAAGAATGAGGATTTGTGGCGTCGCCTCGATATCCTGACTGTTGGCCATACCCTTGAATGGCGCTGGGTGCGGGGGCATAACGGTCATCCGGAGAACGAACGGGTGGACGCATTGGCCCGTGCCGGCCTCGAACAGTCACGCCGCGCCGGCAAAGCGGTCGGCGGCCCGGTCGAACGGTAGGTTAGTGTTACGCTGGTATGCGAGATAGGTTAGGCGTTGGCCTCCAAGCGTTTCTCCATGACGAACTCTCCTCCAATTCTCGACATTCAGCATGCGACGGTCTATCGGGGTGACACCTGTGTCTTCAGCGATTTTTCGTTGTCGCTTCAAGAGGGTGAACATGTCGCCATCCTCGGACCCAACGGGGCAGGCAAATCGACCCTCTTGAAATTACTGGCGGGAGAAGTCCATCCCTTTCCGCATGATGAAACCCATATCCGTTTATTCGGCGAAGAACAGTGGAATGTCTGGGACGTCCGCAAGCGCTTAGGGATGGTGTCCCATGACCTTCAACGTCAGTACATGGACCAAGTGACCGGCCTGAAAGTGATTCTGTCCGGTTTCTACGCCAGTATCGGCATCTATGGCCATCAAAACTTTAGCTATGGGCAGATCGTCAGGGCAGACAAGATGTTGGAGGAGATGGGTGCCAGTTCATTGAGGGAGCGACGGTTTGGGGAGATGTCCACGGGCGAGCAGCGACGCTGCCTGCTGGGCCGTGCGTTGGTGCATGACCCGACTGCGTTAGTGCTGGATGAACCCACCAGTGGGCTCGATCTGACGGCGACCTTTCACTATTTGGATCTCGTTCGTTCCCATATACAAAAGGGGAAAACGCTGCTGCTGGTGACCCACCATATTCATGAGATCCCGCCTGAAGTCGAGCGAGTGATCCTTTTGAAGCAAGGGAAGGTTCTCCAGGACGGTGAGAAACGTGCTGTCCTCACAGAAGCCAACCTCAGTATGTTGTTCGATTGCTCGGTATCGTTGGCTCAGGCCAATGGCTGGTATCAAGCGCTGCCAGGGCACAGCGCACCGCACTGAACTCTTTCATCCTCCTCCCAGGGTGACCGTAAAGGTCAAATCTGCATCGATGCGACGTACTTTGACGGCGACTTTCTGTCCCGGTGTCGTTCGTTCAATGAGATAGTTTTTCAGATGGGCGGCGTCGTTGATCTCAGTGCCTTCTATAGCAATGATGATGTCGTGCTTCTGAATGCCGGCTTCTTTGGCTGGTTCGGACACGTCCTTCACCGCCATGCGCCACTTGGTGCCGTCCTTCACTGGCATCATGTGAATGCCCATCTTCGAGAAGGCCAGGGGTTTTCCCTCCAGGGCGGCGTTTACGATTCGGTTGGCGAGAATCGCCGGGATGGCAAATGCCATGCGGCTGCAACGCGCGGTGGAATCGTCTCGTTCAGTTTGGATGATGGCGTGCATGATCCCGACCACCTCTCCCTTGTCATTGAAGAGCCCGCCGCCGGAGTTGCCGCTGCAGGCGGCTACGTCGGCCTGGATCAACCTGGTGTCCACCGTTTGGAGGAAGGTATTCGTATTGCCTAAGTGTCCGAAGGACATGGTCGGGCCCCAGCCCATCGGATAGCCGACGGTGAAGACTTCCAGGCCTGGCTGTACGTCACCGGAGGCGAATGAGGCACTGGCGCGAAGCTTGGCGCGGTGGGCTTCTGCGATGCGATAGATGACGACGTCCATGAAGGCGCTGTCTCCAACCAGGTCGGCCGGGAGTTCGTGGAGATCGGTGGTCAGGACATGGATCTGTTTCTGAATGACGGGTCCAGTGGTGACATCCTGTTTCTCTGCCGCGTGCCGGGCGGTGACGATGTAGCCGTCGCGCAGGTGAAATCCAGTTCCGCGGACGAGAATCTTTCCCGGTGTAGTGGGGGTGCGTTGATCCTGCGTGTCTTCGAGAATGCCGACGGTCGCGAGCTTGGCGCGATCAAGTGCGGCGGGTGCAATCTCGGCCTGCGCAGGAGACGTGAGGCCGACCATTGGGAGTGCGAGAAGGCACAGAGTCCAGTTGCGTAAAAAAGAATGAACGACAAACATGCAGCACATGGGAGATCCTTTCATAAGAAAATCCAGTAGACGGCACTAGTATAATCCAGAGTGCCTGGTGGGAGAAATGGGGGGGCGGTAAGACTGGTAAGCCAGGACAAGACGCGGTATGCATGGTATGGTATTCACATAAAGGAGTGTCCTATGGCTACGATGATGAATGGAACGCAGATGGTGTCTCTGTTGTTGCTGCTGGTGTTGGTTGTCTGTGCGGCCGGTCCTGTTTTGGCCGAAGAATCGCAGGGAATGATGGAGCGGGTTGAAACGACGGCGAAGCGCGTCGGTCAGAAGATTGAGGACAAGACAAAAGCCGTCGTGAAGAAAGTCGAGGACAAACACATCGGCGACAAGATCGAACAGAAACTGAAGAAGGCGGCCAACAAGACCGCTGAAGGGTTTGAAAAAGCGGGCAAGAAGATCGAGCAGAAACTCAGCAACTAGCGCCCCGCTCCTCCTGATACGAGACTGTTCAGCATATTACTTCTTGCGAAAACCGAAAAATGTCCCGGCTCCTGCCGCGCCGGCGGAGGGAAGATAGCCGGAGAGAAACTGTTTGAGCCCTTCAGCGCCACGCTGGAGCGCAGCCATGCTGTGCATAATCTGTGTTTCAATCGCGCTCCAGTCCAGATCTACCCACCCCGTCCCTTTGAGGACGGCGATACCGGCGAAAATCCCACCGACGACCAGGGCTGCCATCTTCAAAAATCGACGGAATGCCCACCCGATGAAAAACCCGCCGATGTAGCTGCCTCCCAACTGGGCGGCGGCGGGCGAATCGGCATAGTCGGCTACCCACGCGGCAAGCCCAGCGGCCATCGTGGCACCTGCAGCCAACACGGAATTGGCGCGCCAGGGCGCATCGGCCAGAAGGGCTGCAGCGATCCCCTGAGAGGACGGTTCTGGCTGTTGATCCTGATCGATGTCCATAAAATAGCGGGGCTATAGCCGACTGCCGGCGAAGGCGTCGCAGGCTTTCGGGTCACCAGTCTCCAAGCCCTTTCGGAGCCAGGTCATCCGTTGTTCTGAGGAGCCATGTGTCCAGCTTTCCGGTTGCACCTGGCCCCGCGCCATCTTTTGGAGCCGGTCGTCTCCAATGGCGGAAGCGGCGCGTAGTCCTTCTTCGAAGTCGCCTGGTTCGATCAGATTACGATCGCGTTTGGCATGATGTCCCCACACGCCGGCGAAGCAATCGGCTTGCAGCTCCATGCGGACGGAGAGCGCGTTGCCTTCTGCTTCGGAGCCCTGCCGCTGAAGCCGATGTACTTTTTCTGCGATGCCCAGCAAATTTTGAACATGGTGTCCGACTTCGTGTGCAATGACGTAGGCCTGCGCAAAATCGCCCGGTGCGCCGAGGCGCTGAGACATCTCGTCGAAAAACGATAGATCGAGGTAGAGCTTGTGGTCGCCGGGGCAATAGAAGGGGCCGACCGCTGACGAGGTGGTGCCGCAGGCCGACTGGACCGCGCCGGAAAAGAGCACCATGCGAGGGTTTTCGTACCGCTGTCCAAGCAGCCCTGTCCAGGTCGTTTCTGTATCGGCGAGGACGACAGAGGCGAACTTGCCGAGCTGATCGCTCGGGGCTCCGATGCGGCCAGGTTCAGAGGGTGCCGATGACTCCGTCATGTTCTGCACGCCGTCGAGCATGTTGAGAAGGGTTAAGGGATTAGTCCCGGTAAAATAGCTGACGGCAAGGACTAGGACGATGCCGCCGATGCCGAGCCCGCCCACGCCTCTAATCCTCGCAGGACTCATCCCGCGGCGGTCTTCGACATTGCTGCTTTCCCGTTGTCCTTCCCAGCGCATGAGGATCTCCTGATTCGTACGATCAGTATCGAGCGGGCTGTTTAGGCCGGTTCTTTTTCCATCGATTGGATGAACTTGTCGGCTTCGGCGATGGAGCGGTTCATATCCTTGACGAGCTGATCGACTTGGGCGTCGACTTTCACCAACTCGCCTTTGATCGCAGCCAATGCACGGGCATTGAGGTTGTGTTTCAGATAGAGCACTTGGTCGCGGAGCGGCTTCAAGACAGGATCGATGCGCTGTTCGGCCCGCTTCATGGCGCTGAGCATCTCGTTGTAGCGGGCTTTGGTCTGTGCGAGCTTCTCCTCGCTCTTCCGCCGCAGGTCCGCGCTGGAATATTGGCCGAGTTCGGCCTTCCATTCCGAAAAGAGCGAGTCTGCGACGCTTTCGACGTCTTTGATGCGTTTTCGTACGGCCTCGGCGCTGTCTTCACTGCTTTGCAGCTCACTGTTGAGTTGCTTATAGGTGGCTTCCAGCTCTCCGCCTTGATAGGCCACGACCTTCCCGAATTTCTCCAGGGCACTTTGAATATCTTTCTTCGCCTCTTCCTGCGCGTCACGGGCCGATTTGACTCGACTGCTCAGGATATCGCGCTTGGCATAGCCCATCTTATCCATCGCGGCGATATAGGCCGTGTCGCAGCCTGATAGGCCAAGAGGGATCACGAGGAGCATGATGATCAGCGCGCGTCTCAACATAGGTACCTCAGTGAGAGAAATGGGGCCAATTCCTACGCAATGATTCTGAAGACCGATCGCGTGATGCATCATAACTGAAGCAGGGAACCGGGGGAAGGCCTCAATCGAAGTGTAGGATTCGTGCTTGATTGCACTGAGGAGTCTGGGCGGAGGTGCCCACGCTGGTGAGCACCTCCTGAAAGCCGCTGGTTACCGAGAGGCAGGCATACTGGGCTCAACTTGACTGGCGATTTGCTTGAGGTCTTTCGGGTAAAGCACGATTTCAATGCGGCGGTTGGATGAACGGCCTTCTTCTGAATCGTTTGCCGCGATCGGGTGCGTATCTGCGTAGCCGACGGCGGAGAGGTACTGGCGGTCCACGGTGCCCTGATCGATCAGGTAGCGCACCACGGTCGTGGCCCGCGCTGTGGAAAGCTCCCAGTTTGTCTTGAAGCGATCTTGCAGCTTCGAGCTGATCGGCACATTGTCGGTGTGGCCTTCGATTCGAATCTGTTTGTCTGTGACCGTTTTCAACACGTCGGCGACTTGCTTCAGCACTTTGATGCCGGCTGGCTTCACCTGTGCCTGGCCGGAGTCGAATAGCACACGATCGACCATATTGATGGTGAGACGGTCGCGGACTTGCTGGATCGTAATATTCCCTTTCGCAATTTCATCTTGAAGCGATTTCGAGAGGTCTTCTTGGGTGCGAGTCAGTCGTGCGATCTCTTCCTCTTTCGCCAGCCGTTCTTGTTCCAGCCGAGCCTTGTCCGCTTCTCCGGCTTTCAGACGTTGACGTTCCTGCTCCAGACTGGCGGTCAACTGGGCTTGCTGTTGCTGGAGCTGCTCGCGTTCCTTCGCGATGCGGGTGGCGTTGGCCTCAAGCTCAGATGCCTGCTTCTGGAGCTTCGCGATTTCCTCTTGCGCGGAGGCACTTCCGCTCGCGAGTTTCTGTTCGAGATCGGTGATGTGGCCGCGCACCGTGCCGAGTTCGCCGTTCAATTGTCCCTTCTCCAGCTCCAGACTGTCGAGGCGAGATTGCAACTCGTTTGAGCGTGCCGCAAGCGCTTCGCGTTCTTTGGTTAACGAGGCTGCTTGCCGTTCGGCGGCTTTTCGTTGCGTGGATTCCTGGTCCAGATTCTGTTGTAACCCCGCCAATTGTTGTTGAAGCTGCTCGGCCTGCGATTGAGACTTCTTCTTGAGCGCATCCAGATCCGCGGCTTGCTGGGCGGACGTTTTCTTCGCGGCCTCAAGTTCCGTGAGTGCTTTTGTATGGGTTTCTGTGCTTACACAGCCTCCCACGGCCATCGCGCAGAGCATGGCCCAAGCAGGGGCCTGAAGTCTCTTGGCTCGATTGGTCAACAGTCGTCGCATAGTCTCCTCCTGTGAATGATGGCGGACTGAGTCTTGAGGAGAGAAGCAAGCGCAATGCCTAACCATGCATAGGCGCGCGTGAAGAGAACCGGTCATTTCTCATGGAGTTAAAGAGTGGACGGTCGCTTGGGGGCAAGTGCCGCCAGGGGAATGGAGCATGGCGCTGCAATCGCTGTAGGGTTTGCCCTGCAATGGTTGGGCTGGCGATCGAGCGAGCCGATTGATTGATTGAAGCGGGGGAGGGAGTTCGGTTGTGTGGGTGTGCACGCACGGCTGCAGGCGGGGCGCAGCAGTGGCTGCGCCCCAAAGCAGAACTTACTTTCCGCTCATGTCCTTCTTCTCGTCCTTCTTCTTCTCATCGTCTGCCT contains:
- the guaA gene encoding glutamine-hydrolyzing GMP synthase — encoded protein: MELWHNRILVLDFGSQYTQLIARRIREAHVYSQILPCTASMATILAYRPQGIVLSGGPSSVYEKKAPSVSKELFDLGIPILGICYGMQLVTHLSGGEVAKSKHREYGRADLTIDDKSDLFKGIGTNGSTVVWMSHGDRIERMPPGFRSIAHTGNSPIAAMKRDDHKRRIYCLQFHPEVVHTPEGTTLLRNFVYDICGCKPTWTMESYVETAVQQIREQVGKERVICALSGGVDSSVAAALTHRAIGDQLTCIFVDNGLLRTGEKEQVKQTFAKQLHLNLRMIDASDSFLAKLKGVIDPERKRKVIGKQFIEQFDAEAKKKSGGVKFLVQGTLYPDVIESVSFKGPSATIKTHHNVGGLPARMKLKLIEPLRELFKDEVRVLGKELGLPDEIVWRQPFPGPGLAIRVLGAVTKERLTILRAAESILDQEIRAAGLYREIWQSLAVLLPIRTVGVMGDQRTYEHVIALRAVTSLDGMTADWAKIPNDVLGKISNRIINEVKGVNRVVYDISSKPPATIEWE
- a CDS encoding pseudouridine synthase: MTDKTGKNTPRPLPNAADPLPEGGVRLQKIIAGSGLASRRKAEEWIAAGRVTVNGKVVTELGTKVDPERAHIKVDGKHLSSAQPYVYLLLNKPKNVMSTLNDPGGRPTVKDYLRGISVRVFPVGRLDFDSEGLMLLTNHGDLAQTLLHPRYHVPKTYLIKVKQVVTDDHIRQLEQGVQLEDGMTGPAVVKKVKKAKLNSWLEITIREGRQHQVKRMMEAVGHPVLKLTRIKMGPLSLGDLGAGEFRYLTDREANALRELAEHKLATEEAAEKQVPRPKKRISRVGWARSKKAKVV
- the aspS gene encoding aspartate--tRNA ligase → MKVRTHRCGELTKAAVGQTVVLNGWVQRRRDHGVVLFIDLRDRTGLTQVVFNAERNAGMHQASHALRSECVVSVTGQVMARPDESKNPNLPTGEIEVFVDAIEILNESKTPPFMIEDDAEVTESIRLKYRYLDLRRPKMQKLLTIRHNIMQAVRGFLNAERFLEVETPILTKSTPEGARDYLVPSRVNPGQFYALPQSPQLFKQVLMVSGVDRYYQIARCFRDEDLRNDRQPEFTQIDLEMSFVDRLDVMSLMEQMIVTVFRDAGGVQLPTPFPRMTYAEAMGRYGSDKPDLRFDMPLHDVTAFAAASDFKVFKEAATKGGIVKALIVKGGAATPRSRIDALGEMAKTFGAKGLAWLKITPEGQLESVIAKFLDAKAFAAALPEAKPGDLVLFGADKAAIVHDVLGRIRLSLGEELKLIDTTAWKPVWVTEFPLLDYSPEEKRYIFMHNPFAAPMDEDLALLDSEPLKVRAKAYDMVLNGSEIGGGSIRNHRSDIQLRILDLLGINKEQSQAKFGFLLDALEFGAPPHGGIAFGLDRLIMLLGHADSIRDVIAFPKTQRAQCPLTDAPSAVGTDQLKELRIKLDLVE
- the aroC gene encoding chorismate synthase, translating into MAGNSFGHIFTVTSFGESHGPAIGCVVDGCPPGMALSVDDIQLDLDRRKPGTSRHVTQRQESDTVEILSGVFEGKTTGTPIALLIRNEDSRSKDYGNLVDTFRPGHADYTYWQKYGIRDHRGGGRSSARETAVRVAAAAIAKKWLNETYGIVIRGYLSQLGPHEVPFKTWDAVSANPFFVADPTGVAKLESFMDELRKAGDSVGARITTVAEHVPVGWGAPVYAKLDSDLAAAMMSINAVKAVEIGVGFGSVTQRGSEHSDELTPEGFVTNHAGGILGGISTGQDVVVTIGIKPTSSIRVPRRSIDKQGNAVTVETNGRHDPCVGIRATPIAEAMMALVLMDHALLHRAQNADVKTSTPKIAGSSKKSVSSTNKTSTAKINPDPAEA
- the rnhA gene encoding ribonuclease HI; the encoded protein is MEIYTDGACSGNPGPGGWGALLRIGDAETQLCGGEPATTNNRMELLAVIEALQSLTEPVEAHVYTDSQYVQKGISEWIHNWKRRGWKTASKEPVKNEDLWRRLDILTVGHTLEWRWVRGHNGHPENERVDALARAGLEQSRRAGKAVGGPVER
- a CDS encoding ATP-binding cassette domain-containing protein — encoded protein: MTNSPPILDIQHATVYRGDTCVFSDFSLSLQEGEHVAILGPNGAGKSTLLKLLAGEVHPFPHDETHIRLFGEEQWNVWDVRKRLGMVSHDLQRQYMDQVTGLKVILSGFYASIGIYGHQNFSYGQIVRADKMLEEMGASSLRERRFGEMSTGEQRRCLLGRALVHDPTALVLDEPTSGLDLTATFHYLDLVRSHIQKGKTLLLVTHHIHEIPPEVERVILLKQGKVLQDGEKRAVLTEANLSMLFDCSVSLAQANGWYQALPGHSAPH
- a CDS encoding trypsin-like peptidase domain-containing protein; the encoded protein is MFVVHSFLRNWTLCLLALPMVGLTSPAQAEIAPAALDRAKLATVGILEDTQDQRTPTTPGKILVRGTGFHLRDGYIVTARHAAEKQDVTTGPVIQKQIHVLTTDLHELPADLVGDSAFMDVVIYRIAEAHRAKLRASASFASGDVQPGLEVFTVGYPMGWGPTMSFGHLGNTNTFLQTVDTRLIQADVAACSGNSGGGLFNDKGEVVGIMHAIIQTERDDSTARCSRMAFAIPAILANRIVNAALEGKPLAFSKMGIHMMPVKDGTKWRMAVKDVSEPAKEAGIQKHDIIIAIEGTEINDAAHLKNYLIERTTPGQKVAVKVRRIDADLTFTVTLGGG
- a CDS encoding FUN14 domain-containing protein, which translates into the protein MDIDQDQQPEPSSQGIAAALLADAPWRANSVLAAGATMAAGLAAWVADYADSPAAAQLGGSYIGGFFIGWAFRRFLKMAALVVGGIFAGIAVLKGTGWVDLDWSAIETQIMHSMAALQRGAEGLKQFLSGYLPSAGAAGAGTFFGFRKK
- a CDS encoding neutral zinc metallopeptidase, which translates into the protein MRWEGQRESSNVEDRRGMSPARIRGVGGLGIGGIVLVLAVSYFTGTNPLTLLNMLDGVQNMTESSAPSEPGRIGAPSDQLGKFASVVLADTETTWTGLLGQRYENPRMVLFSGAVQSACGTTSSAVGPFYCPGDHKLYLDLSFFDEMSQRLGAPGDFAQAYVIAHEVGHHVQNLLGIAEKVHRLQRQGSEAEGNALSVRMELQADCFAGVWGHHAKRDRNLIEPGDFEEGLRAASAIGDDRLQKMARGQVQPESWTHGSSEQRMTWLRKGLETGDPKACDAFAGSRL